GAGGGCGAAGAACGGCGCGATCATGTGCTGATCGACGACGTCGCGGAGATCGTCGTCCGCGTGCTGCGCCACAAGAGCCAGGGCACGCTGAACATCGCGACCGGCGAGGTGCACAGCTTCCGCAGCATCGCCGAAACCATCGCCCGCGCGGCCAGCCCCGCCGTCCCGGTTCGGGGCACCGAGCGCGTCGGGCCCATGCCGCATAACGGCTACCGCGCCTTCGACCCGGCGGCGACCTACGCCGCGTTCCCCGATTTCAAATATGTGTCGATCGGCGACGGCCTCAAACGCGTCTAGCGCCGGCCCGGCCCGCACAGGCGGCTTGATGGACCCGCGATTAAAGTGATATCGAGCACCTGACCCTTTCGCGAAAACGCGCCGTCGGGATCAGGCGCCCGGTTCAAAATCGAGCGATACGATGAAGGTTGTCATTCTGGCGGGCGGCTGGGGCATGCGCCTGCGCGAATATACCGACACCAAGCCAAAGCCCATGATCGAGATCGGCGGACGGCCGATCCTTTGGCACATCATGAAGATCTATTCGTCGTTCGGCTACAACCAGTTCGTCATCTGCCTCGGCTATCGCGGCTACATGATCGTCGAATATTTCGCCAATTACGGTTATCACAACGCGGTCGTGAACATCGACATGTCGACCCGCAGCCTCGACGTGCGCAGCGCGGTAACCGAGCCCTGGCAGCTCACTCTGGTCGATACCGGCGAAGGCACGATGACCGGCGGGCGCCTCAAGCGCGTGCGCGACTATATCGGCGACGAGACCTTCTGCATGACCTATGGCGACGGCGTCGGCGACATCAACATCCCGGCGCTCGTCGATTTTCACCAGCGCCATGGCCGTCATGCGACCGTCACCGCGACGCGGCCGCCGGCGCGCTTCGGCGCCCTCAATATCGAC
The Pseudolabrys sp. FHR47 genome window above contains:
- the rfbF gene encoding glucose-1-phosphate cytidylyltransferase yields the protein MKVVILAGGWGMRLREYTDTKPKPMIEIGGRPILWHIMKIYSSFGYNQFVICLGYRGYMIVEYFANYGYHNAVVNIDMSTRSLDVRSAVTEPWQLTLVDTGEGTMTGGRLKRVRDYIGDETFCMTYGDGVGDINIPALVDFHQRHGRHATVTATRPPARFGALNIDDSQSVTHFEEKPVGDGGWINGGFFVLSPKVFDYIDNDQTPWETAPLQRLAADNQLKAYRHEGFWQPMDTLRDLNLLQELWSSGRPPWKNW